In bacterium, the genomic stretch CTGGCGCAGCAGCAGCAGGCGGGCGCCCTGGCGGCGGGCCAGGTCCAGGAAGACCTGCATCACGTCGCTGCTCTCGACGGCCTCGTCCAGGGCGGCGAGCGAGCGCACGAGATCCTGGTACCGCTGCTCGGTCCCGATCTCGGTCGCGGTGCGCTGCGGCGGGGGGATGCCGGCTGCGGCGCACAGTTCGGCTTCCTGCTGGTTCGCCTCGATGCGGTCGGCGACGACGGCGTCGAATCGGCTCACGGGGACCCTCTCGGCTGGGGATCGCGGGCGCGGCAGGGCGCCCGGGCGCACTCCCTGCTCATCGGCCGCGGCGGCTTCCGGTTGAGGGAATTCGCTGGCAAGACCCGCGGAATCGGCTATTCTGGGCCGAAGCCGCCGTCAGCGACCGTGACGCCGCCGCCACCCGCCCCCCTCGTCGGACCCCCGGAGGAAGACATGCCGCACCGGATCACCAAGACCTTCACCTTCGACGCGGCCCACTGGCTGCCGCGCGTCCCGGAGGGGCACAAGTGCGGCCGCCTGCACGGCCACACCTACAGCGTGACGATCGCGCTGGAGGGGGAGGTCGATCCGGAGACGGGCTGGATCGTGGACTTCGGCGACATCAAGGCGGCCTTCCGGCCCCTGGAGAAGCGCTTGGACCACTTCTGCCTCAACGACATCGAGGGTCTCGAGAACCCGACGGCAGAGGTCATGGCCCGTTGGATCTACGAGCAGATCAGCGGCACCCTGCCCGAGGTCGCCGAGGTGACGGTCCGCGAGACCGCGAACACCTCGGCCGTCTACCGGCCATAAGAACAACGACCAGCACGAAGACGGCCGGCGCTCAGCGCGGGTGGGCGGCGAGCCAGGCGCGTGCCCTCGCGTCGGTGGGCTGCGCCTGCAGCAGCCGCTGGTAGGCCTCCCGCGCCTCTTCGATGCGTCCGGACCGGTCGCGTATCTCCGCCAGGTTGCCCCAGGCCTGCCAGTAGCCCGGCTCGCGGGCCAGGACGTCGCGGAAGACGGGTTCCGCCTCCCGGTCGCGTCCCAGTTGCACGAGCGCGAGCCCGGAACCGAACAGGGCCTGGAGGTCGCCGTCGCGACGGGCGAGTTGCTGGAACCGCCGCAGCGCGCCGCCGGCGTCGCCGCGCTGCAGCAGCACCCAGGCTTCGCCCAGCTGGGCGCGCGGGTCGTCGGGCGCGGTCCGCAGGGCGATCTCGTAGTGCGCCGCCGCCTCGTCCAGCCGGCCCGCCGCCAGCAGGAGTTCGCCGAGCCAGAGCCGGCCCGGCTGGGATGCGGGCGCGAGGTCGACCCATTCCCTCGCCAGCTGCAACGCCTGGTCGTCCCGCCCCTCGCTCCGGCGCAACCCGATGAACGAATCGTAGAGATTGTCGCGGATCAGGTCGAAGTGCGGCTGCGGCGTGCGGCGCTGGATGTCCAGCGCCGCGGCGTATTCGCGGCCGGCGTCCTCGAGCCGTTCCTTGGCCAGCCAGGCGTTGCCCAGCGTGAAATGGTGGAAGGGGTTGGTCTCGGTGCGGTGCTCACGGAACGTCGCGAGGTCGCTCAGGGCCGCGACGGCCAGCAGCGCCGCGACCGTCGGACCGGGCCACCCGTGCGTCCAGCGGCGCCGGCGCAGCGCGGTCCACAGCGCGTCGGCGCCGGCGCCGGCGGGGATCGCCAGCAGCGCGGCGACCGGCAGCCGGAAGCGCGCGTTGACGAAGAAGAGCAGGATCGACACCGCGTAGAGCGCCGTCACGCCCAGCGTCAGGCGCCGCCCGCCGGGCGCGCCGTCGCGCCGGCTCCAGCCCAGGGCGCCGAGCACGAGCACGACCGTCCAACCCGGCCAGATCGGCAGGCGCAGCAGCGGCGACCACTCGCGCCAGGCGTAGATGTACTTGTCGTTGGAGCGCTCGCCCTCAGCCAGCAGCAGGCGGAGCTTGGTCGCGTAGAGTTCGAGCGCGGCGAGCGGTTCGCGGGCCCAGAACGCCAGGCCGCGGCGCAGGAACCAGCGGTCGACCTCCGAGGGCTTCAGGTCGCGGCCGGCGTCCTTCTCGGCCATCGCGATCGCGTCGTCGTAGCCACCCTGCCAGGTCGGTCGCGTGCCGGGCACGATCGCCGTGCGGCCGTCCGATTCGGGGTTGTTCCCGATGTAGAAGTTGACGCCGCCCTGGGTCGCGATCGCGACCTGGTCGTGGCCGCGCACGGCGTTGGACACGGTCACCGGCAGGATCGGCAGCAGCAGTCCGACCGCCGCCGCGGCCCAGCCGTGCGCCGACGGGCGCGGGAAGCCGCCGCGCAGCAGGTACCAGACGACGGCGGGCACGACGATCAGGATGTTGGGCCGCGCGATGGCCGACAGTCCCAGCACCAGGCCGGCGAGGCCGAGGCGCCGCCAACCGGGCCTGCCCTCGGCGCGGTCCGCCAGCAACCACAGCAGGAGCAGGTTCAGGGTCACCGGCAGGGTCTCGAGCAGCAGTTCCGCCGAGTAGTAGATGCTGGTCCAGAGGCCGGCGTAGAGCAGGCCGGCCAGCCACCCCGCGCGCCGTCCCCAGAGGCGGTCGGCGGTCAGGGCCGCCAGCCCCGCCCCGAGCGCCGAGATCAGGCCCTGGACCGCCAGGACCGGGAAGAAGGCGCCGCCGAACACGGCGTAGAGGCCCGCCAGCAGGTACATGTACAGCGGGGCGCGGAAGAAGGGCTCCGGCCCGGGCCAGGTGCCCGCCAGCAGGCCGCGGGCCCACTGGTCGTGGAACGCCGCGTCCATGATCGGCCGGTCGAAGAGGGGGTTGTCGCGGATCAGCCACAGGTGGAGCAGGCGCAGGGCGAAGGCCGCCGCGACGCAGATCCAGAACAGCCGCGCGCGGTCGGTCCTCATGGCTTCCCTCCGGCGCGCACCCGCACGCGCTCGACCGCCGAACCCGGCAGCCAGCCGTTCCACTCGCCGCCGAGCGCGACCTGGCACCAGCCCGCCCGCTCGCCGCGGACCTGCAGCGACAGCCCGTCGTGGACCTGGAACACGACCGGGAACGTCGCGTCCGGCCCGCTGCGCACCTCGGCTTCGGCGACGACGACCACCGCGTGGTCCAGGACCCGTTCGTCGTACCAACGCCAGGCCACGACCGCCGCCAGCGCCGACGCGAGGCAGAGCGACGCCAGCCAGGCCCGGCGCGTCCACGGCGTGAAGCCGCCGCGCCAGAACGACCAGCCGACCACCGCCGCCGCGAGCCAGGCGGCGACCGTGAGCAGCCGGCTCCACTCGTCCAGCGACAACCCCCGCAGGGCCGCGGCCGCGAACCGCAGCGGTAGCGGCGTGGGCGTGCCCTGCAGTTCCTGGTCACGCGCGTGCCCGCGCACCCAGGCCAGGTTGGCGCGCGCATCGGCGTCGCGGGGGGCGGTACGCAGGGCGCGCTGGTAGTTGACGACGGCCTTGCCCAGTTCGCCGCGGCGCGCGTGGGCGGTGGCCAGGTTGTAGCAGGCCGTCGGGTCGCCGGTCGCCGCCGCCGCGCCGAAATCGGCCACGGCCGCATCCAGGTCCCCCCTGGTGTAGGCGTCGACGCCCTCGGCCAGCCGGTGGACCGCGGACAGACCGGTCGCCGCGGGCTGCGTGCGCGCCGGAACGGCCGCCGAGGCCGCCAGCACGGCCAGCAGCACCGCACCGACGAGCGGGCCCGGCGCGGCGGGCTTCACAGCGTCGCGGGCGAGTTCGTCCAGGAGACCGCGGGCCCGCGCGACCGTGTCCCCATCACCGGTCCGGGGTTCGCCGACCGCGCCGTAGCGCGAGGCGGCGCACGCCTGGAGCAGCGATTCCAGGGCGGCCCCGACCGCGGGCGCGCCGCGGGCGGCGGCGTGCGCGCCGACGGCGCCGGCGGGCAGGCCGGACGCGGCACGGCCGGTCATGTCCGCGACGTAACCGTTGATCGCCCTGATCACCAGCGCGCTCGCCGCTTCGGCATCGCCGGTCGCCGCGGCCTCGTCCAGCAGCCGGCGGGCCGTGCGCAGCGCGTGGCGCCGGCGCAGGCCGACGGGATCCCCCAGCATCGCCCGTCGGCGACCCAGCCACAGGCGCCAGCCCGCGAGCGACAGGGGGGCGAGCAGCGTCACGAACCACCAGCCGAAGGACTCCGGCAACGGTGCGCCGCGGCTGGACAGCCGCGGCGGCGCGGGGTGCACGAACGCCAGGTCGCTGGCGAGGCGCGCGATCTCGCCCCGGAAGCCCGCCGCGTGCTGCACGCCGTCCTCGACGGTGGGGTTGTCGCTCGGCGTCACGTCCAGGGTGCGCCCGCCGGCTTCGATGGTCCGGTACCGCTTCTGCGCGGGATCGAACCAGGTCACGCTCGCCGCGGGCAGCTCGACGCGGCCCTCGGCCGACGGCACGAGCACCTTCTCCGCGCGCAGGACGGCCAGCTGCCGGCCGCGGGCCTCCTTCATCTCCAGCCCGCCGCCAGCCTCGTGGACCTGGACGCCGCGGGGCGCTTCCCAGGGCACTTCGGTGACGCTCTTGAGCGAGCCGTCGGCCTTGAGCACCAGCGTCCAGCTCACCGGGTCGCCGCGCGGCACGCTCGTGCGGTCGGTCTGGACGTCCAGTTCCACCTGACGCGAGACCAGCCCCAGGAACCCGGGCGGGGCGGGCCGCGGCAGGTCGAGCACCTCGACGGTCAGCGACGAGCTCTCGAGCGTCTGCGGCCCTCGCTCGCGGGTGCGGCGCGAACCGAAGAAATCGGCGAAGGGATCGCCCGACAGCGTGACCTTGGCGGGCGAGACCGTCAGCCGTCCCGCCCGCGTCGGGTACAGCGCGTAGCGGAGCTCGGTCATCTCGTACGCCTTGCCGCCGACCGTCTCGCGCGAGTTGCGCTGGGGCGGCAGGTCCTCCCGCCAGAAGCCCTCCGTCCGCGGGGCCTCGTACTGGGGCCGGTCGTAAAGGCGTGCGAAGGGGTCGGCGAAGAACCGGAAGATCAGCACGACCTGCTCGCCGACGTAGACCTCGTCGCGATCCACTTCCAGGGTGACGAAGTAGGGGCTGCCGGGCCCCGCGCGGCCGGGGCGCGCGGCCGGGACCACCGGTTCCGACCGCGGGGCCGCGCTGCGGTTGCCGTTGCCGGTCACCGCGCCGGGATCGCCCGTGACGCGGATGGTGATGGGCTGGGTGCGCAGCGTCTGGCCATCGACCGTCGTCCGCAGCGACGGGATCACCACGTCGCGGTCGGTGCGGAGGCTCAGGACCCAGGTCCAGGTCTGCGAGCTGCTCACCGCCCCGTTGACCATCTGGAAACTGGTGCTGGTGCCACCGCGCGCGGCGTCCACGCCGGCGATGGGCGGCAGGTCGGGCATGGCGAGGTCCCGCCCCTTGCCGCTGACGGTCACCGTCAGCAGGATCTGGTCCCCGACAGCCGCGCTCGTGCGGTCGACCCTGGCCTGCAGATCGGCCGCATCGGCCGCGACGGCGAACGCGGACCAGCACAGCAGTAGCGCCAGGCAGAAGCGCGGCGCATCGTGTCCTCTCACCATCGTTTCCCGCTCCTGTTCCCCTCGCCCTGCAGGCGCTGCTGCACGGCGCGCCGCAATTCCTCCTCGTCCCGGTCCAGCCCCTTGAGGATCGACAGGGCGCGCTCTCGGCTCAGCTGATCCTGATCGGGATCGCCGGTTTGCGGCTGGGTCTGCTGCTGCTCTTGCTGCTGCTGCTCTTGCTGCTGCTGCTGTTGCTGCTGCTGTTGTTGCTGCTGCTGTTGTTGCTGCTGCTGTTGTTGTTGCTGTTGCTGCTGCTGTTGCTGCTGCTGTTGCTGCTGCTGTTGATCCTCCTGCTCTTCCGGCGGCGGCTGTTCGAGACTGCGAACCGCCAGTTCCAGATTGTGCAGGGCGTCCCGCTGCGAGGGATCCAGGTCCAGGGAGCGCCGGAGCTGCTCGACGGCTCGACGCGGATCGCCCGCGGACAGGGCGTTGGTGCCAGAATTGTACAGGCTTTCGGAGCGCAGGTCCGGATCCGACGTCTGCGAAAGGGCGCGGGCGAACTCCCGCTCCGCCTCCTCGTGGCGGCCCAGCCGCGACAGGGCCTCGCCCACCGCCAGGCTCAGGCGGGGATCGTCGGGCGCCTCGGCGCGGGCGGTCTCGAAAAACTTGAGCGCGCCTTCGTAGTCGCCGGCGCGGTAGAGGTCGTGTCCCTGGCGGGCGGCCTCCCCGCCAGGCTGTTGCCAGGGCGCGGCCCGGACCGGCGACGCGGCCAGGCACAGCAGCAGCGCGGCGGCGGTGGCGGCGTGGCGGCGCGGGCGCACGAGCGCGCCCAGCCACAGGCTGGCCAGGGCCAGGCCCAACGGCCAGACGAAGCGCTCCTCGTATCGCGCGACCTGGCGACCGCCGAGGTCGCGCTCCCCGAGACGCGCGATCACGTCGTGCAGGGCGCGGCGGTCGAGACCGCCGCGGCCGATGCGGAACACGAAGCCCGGGCCCGCATCCGCCAGTTCCTGCAGCGAAGCGAGGTCGAGGCGGCTCATCACGACGCCGCCCTGGTCGTCCTTGAGGAAGCCCTCGCTCTCGGGATCGGGCACGAGCCCGCCGCTCTCCTCGCCGACGCCCACCGGAACGATCACGATCCCCTGCTCGCGGCAGCCCGCAGCCGCCTCGCGCCACCCGCCTTCGAGATCCTCGCCGTCGGTCACCAGCAGGATGGCTTGGCGGGCGCCGTCCGCGCCCGGGCCCCTGCCGCCGACGAGCAGTTGGCCGGAGGTCTGCAGCGCGCTCGCGATGGCGGTGCCCTGGGTGGAGATCATGTCCGTGTCGGCCATCCTCAGGAAGAGCTGCGCGGTGCCGCGGTCGAGGGTCAGCGGGCACTGCACGAAGGCCTGGCCGGCGAACAGCACCAGCCCCACGCGGCCCTGGTCGTAGTCGTCGAGGAACCCGGCGAGCTCCGCCTTCGCGCGGGCCATGCGGCTGGGCACGACGTCCTGGGCCCGCATGGAGTTCGAGACGTCCAGCGCGATGACCACGTCGGTGCCGCGTTGGCGCATTTCGATCTCGTGGGTCCCCCACTGCGGACGCGCCAGGGCCAGCGCGAGCCAGCACAGGCCGGTCAGCAGGAAGAAACGGCGCCAGGCGAGCGCCGTGACGGGCCGGCCCTCGACGTGCTCGCCGGCGCGCCGGCCGAGCAGGCGGCCGAGATCCGCCCGCGCCCGCCCGTCGCTCCAGCGCAGCAGGACCCACAGCGCCGGCGGCAGCAGCAGCATCCAGAGCCAGGCTTCGGCGGCGAACCTCACGGGGTCTCTCCTCTTCGGCGTCTCACGTCAATCTCGCATCACGGCGCCCGACGCAGCCAGGTGGCCGCGAGCACGGCCTCCAGCAGCAGCAGCGCCAAGGCCGGCCCGGCGAACCAGGCCATCCGTTCCTGGTACCAGGTCGTGACCCACGTCTTGTAGCGGCTCGTCTCGAGCTGGTCGATGGTCGCAAAGATCTGCGCCAGCGCCGCGGGGTCCTCGGCGCGGAAGTAGCTGCCGCCGGTCGCGGCGGCGATGCGCCGCAGCAGGTCCTCGTCGATCGGCACCTCGACCATGCGGGTGCGGCGGCCGAACAGCGGCGAATCCTCGGGGTAGGGCACCTTGCCCTTCTTGCCGACGCCCACCGTGTAGACGCGCACGCCCAGCGCCCGGGCCAGCTCGGCGGCCGTCTCGGGCTCGAGGGTCGGGATGTTGTTGCTGCCGTCGGTCAGCAGGATCACCGTGCGGTTCTTGGCCTCGGAATGGCGCAGCCGGTTGACCGCCGTGGCCAGCCCGAGACCGATGGCCGTGCCGTCCTCGATCAGGCCGACCTGCACCTGGTCCAGGAACCCGTTCAGCACCGAACGGTCCAGGGTCAGGGGGCACTGCGTGAAGGCGCGCGACGCGAAGACGACCAGCCCGACCTGGTCCGTGGTGCGCGCGTCGATGAAGTCGCGGATGATGCGCTTGGCGACCGCTAGCCGGTTGTCGGGCTGGAAATCGAGGGCGAGCATGCTGCCGCTGATGTCCAGGGCCACCACGATGTCGATGCCTTCGCCCTCGACCTCGCGGCTGGAGTGGACGTCCCGCGGCCTGGCCAGCGCCACCACCAGCAGCAGCAGGGCCGCGGTGCCCAGCCAGGGCAGGGCGCGATGCGCCCGGACCCGCGTTCCGGACCGCTCCTGCACGAGCAGGGCCAGGTGCGGGTGGCGCAGCGCAGACGTGTCGGGCCGACGCCGGCGCAGCAGGAAGGCCGCGGCCAGCACCGGCACCGCGAGCAGCAGCAGCCAGGGATGGGCGAACTCAAGCATGCGCGCCCCCTCTCCCGCCTGCGGTCGCGGCCTGCACGCGCTCCCAGCAGCGCTCGGATTCCAGCAGCACCGCCGGCGGCACGGGGGTGTAGCGGAGCGGCTCGCGCCGCTCTCCGATCTCGCCGACCACCAGGGCCAGGAGTTCGCGCCCGTCGGCCGGCAGCGCCGCCGCCGGCGCGAAGCGCAGCTCGTCGCACCGCCCCAGGATGCCGGCGGCGGCGCGGCGAACCGCGGCCGGGTGCCGCAGGGCGTCCAGGGCGACGGCCACCTCGGTGGCCGTCATCTCCAGGGCGGCGAAGCGGTAGCGGGCCGCGAGGTAGCGCCGGAAGGCCGCGTCGAGGCGGTGCAGGAACACCCTGCCCTCGCCGCGCTCCAGCAGCCGCTCGGCCAGCAGCGCGTCGAGATCCCGCGCCGCCTGCAGCCAGGCGGGAAGGGGCAGCGGCTCGTCGGTGCCGTCCGGCTTCGCGCGCCGCCGCCGCCGCCACAGCCAGACCAGGACGGCCGCGATCGCGGCCAGCAGGAGACCGAGGGCCGCCAGCCACCAGGACCGTGGCAGCCGGCGCGGATCCCGTACCGGCAGCGGTTCGGCCGCGGGATCGAGCCGCCCGGCGATCCTCCGCACCGGCCCCGCGACGGCTTCGCCTTCCCAGGCCAGCCGGAAGGGTCCCGGGCGGTAGGGACGCAGCGTCAGCACGACCCGTTGCGCCGCTCCCGCCGAGGCGGGTCCGGCCTCGCGCGCGACGACCGCGATCCAGTCGGCGCGCGCCGTGACGGAATCGGCGAGCACGGTCGTGCCGGCCGGGAACTCGCAGGTCAGGGTGAAGGGCTCGCCGAAGCGCAGCGTGTCGCGCTCGCCGATGGTCAGCGTCGGTCGGGGCGCGCCGGTCGCCGCACCGAGCGACAGCAGCACGGTGTCCGCGGGAGCGGGCGCCGTGACGGGCGCGGCGCGGGGCTGCGCCGCCGCCGTCGCCGCCAGGCCGAGGGCCAGGGCCGCGGCGACCGCCGCCGATCGCGCCACCTCCCGCGCGCGCCTCATCGCCGGCCCCTTCCGCGTCGGCTCCGCATGGCGAAGAACTGCTGGAGCGGCTCGACGTAGCTGCTCGTGATGTCGATGTCGACGAGATCGACGCGGGCGGCGCGCAGCAGCCGCTCCAGGCGCCGGTCGTGGTCGGCCGCCCGGCGGGTCAGCTCGGCGCGCACCTCGCCGTCCCCGACGTCGACGAGGGCCTCGCGGCCCGTCTCGGCGTCGATCCAGTTCACCAGCCCGGCCGCCGGCAGCGCGGTGTCGCGCGGATCGCGCACGCGCACGGCCACGCAGTCGTGGCGGCGCGCGACGACGCGCAGCGGCGCGTCGAAGCCGTCGGCCCAGAAATCCGAGACCAGGAAGACCGTCGCGCGCCGCTTGAGCACCGACCCCAGCAGTTCCAGGGGCGCGCCGAGGTCGGTGCCGCGGCCGGCCATCTCCGCGGCCAGCAGCTCGCGAATGATCCGCAGCACGTGCCCGCGGCCGCGGGCCGGCGGCACGAAGAGCTCGACGCGGTCGGAGAACAGCACGAGCCCGACCTTGTCCTTGTTGGCGGTCGCGGCGAAGGCCAGCACGCCGCACAGCTCGGCGGCGATCTCGCCGCGCGTCCGCGCGCCAGAACCGAACAGCCCCGAGCGGCTGACGTCCACCGCGAGGACGACGGTCAGCTCCCGCTCCTCGTCGAACTGCTTCACGTACGGGGCGTCGGAGCGGGCGGTGACGTTCCAGTCGATCGTGCGCACGTCGTCGCCCGGCACGTACTCGCGCACCTCGCGGAACTCGATGCCGCGCCCCTTGAAGACCGAGTGGTACTCCCCCGAGAAGGTCTCCTCGACCAGCCGCCGGGCCCGCAGGGCGATGCGCCGCACCGCCTCGATCATCTCGGGCGGGATCGGCGCCTCCCTGGTCCGCGGCGGCGGCGGGGCGGCCGGCTCGAGGGCGCGGCTAAGGAACTTCCACATGGTCGAACAGGTAGGTGATGATGTCGTCGCTGGTCTTGCGCTCGGCCTCGGCCTCGTAGGTGACCAGCACGCGGTGGCGCAGCACGTCGTGGCCGACCGCCTTGACGTCCTCGGGCACCACGAAGGCGCGGCCGGCCAGCAGCGCCCGGGCCCGCGAGGCCTGGGCTAGGGCCAGCGTCGCGCGCGGCGAGGCCCCGTAGGCGATCAGCGGGGCGACGTCCAGCCCGTGGGCGGCCGGGTCGCGCGTGGCGAACACCAGGTCCAGGATGTAGCCCTTGATCTTCTCGTCGAGGTGGATGCCCGCGACGCCCCGGCGCAGCGTCAGCACCTCCTGGGCGCTGATCACGGGCCGCACGCGCGGCGGCTCGCGCCCGGCCATGCGGTCCAGGATGAGCCGCTCCTCGTCGCGCGTCGGGTAGCCCACCTTCAGCTTCAGCAGGAACCGGTCGACCTGGGCCTCGGGCAGCGGGTAGGTCCCCTCCTGCTCGATCGGGTTCTGGGTCGCCAGCACCAGGAAGGGGTCGGCCAGCGGGAAGGTCTGCTCGCCGATGGTGACCTGCCGCTCCTGCATGGCCTCGAGCAGGGCGCTCTGCACCTTGGCCGGCGCGCGGTTGATCTCGTCGGCCAGGATGATGTTGCTGAAGATGGGCCCCTTCTTGACCGAGAAGGTGCCTTTCTCGTGCTCGTAGACGGTCGTGCCGACGATGTCGGCCGGCAGCAGGTCGGGGGTGAACTGGATGCGCTGGAAGCCGGCGTCGATCACGCCGGCCAGGGTGCGCACGGCCAGCGTCTTGGCCAGGCCCGGCACGCCCTCCAGCAGGACGTGCCCTCCCGTCATCAGGCCCACCAGCAGGCCCTCGAGCATCGGCCGCTGGCCCACGACGACCTTGCCGGCCTCGGCCAGGATCTCTTCGAGGCGTCGCGACATCTCGTCGACGCGGGCGGTGTCCAGGGGCTCGGTCACGCTCTATCCTCCTCGAAATGGCGACGGCGGTTTCCGCGACGGCGCCGTTCTACCTCG encodes the following:
- a CDS encoding DUF58 domain-containing protein — translated: MWKFLSRALEPAAPPPPRTREAPIPPEMIEAVRRIALRARRLVEETFSGEYHSVFKGRGIEFREVREYVPGDDVRTIDWNVTARSDAPYVKQFDEERELTVVLAVDVSRSGLFGSGARTRGEIAAELCGVLAFAATANKDKVGLVLFSDRVELFVPPARGRGHVLRIIRELLAAEMAGRGTDLGAPLELLGSVLKRRATVFLVSDFWADGFDAPLRVVARRHDCVAVRVRDPRDTALPAAGLVNWIDAETGREALVDVGDGEVRAELTRRAADHDRRLERLLRAARVDLVDIDITSSYVEPLQQFFAMRSRRGRGRR
- a CDS encoding tetratricopeptide repeat protein, which produces MRTDRARLFWICVAAAFALRLLHLWLIRDNPLFDRPIMDAAFHDQWARGLLAGTWPGPEPFFRAPLYMYLLAGLYAVFGGAFFPVLAVQGLISALGAGLAALTADRLWGRRAGWLAGLLYAGLWTSIYYSAELLLETLPVTLNLLLLWLLADRAEGRPGWRRLGLAGLVLGLSAIARPNILIVVPAVVWYLLRGGFPRPSAHGWAAAAVGLLLPILPVTVSNAVRGHDQVAIATQGGVNFYIGNNPESDGRTAIVPGTRPTWQGGYDDAIAMAEKDAGRDLKPSEVDRWFLRRGLAFWAREPLAALELYATKLRLLLAEGERSNDKYIYAWREWSPLLRLPIWPGWTVVLVLGALGWSRRDGAPGGRRLTLGVTALYAVSILLFFVNARFRLPVAALLAIPAGAGADALWTALRRRRWTHGWPGPTVAALLAVAALSDLATFREHRTETNPFHHFTLGNAWLAKERLEDAGREYAAALDIQRRTPQPHFDLIRDNLYDSFIGLRRSEGRDDQALQLAREWVDLAPASQPGRLWLGELLLAAGRLDEAAAHYEIALRTAPDDPRAQLGEAWVLLQRGDAGGALRRFQQLARRDGDLQALFGSGLALVQLGRDREAEPVFRDVLAREPGYWQAWGNLAEIRDRSGRIEEAREAYQRLLQAQPTDARARAWLAAHPR
- a CDS encoding BatD family protein, which encodes MVRGHDAPRFCLALLLCWSAFAVAADAADLQARVDRTSAAVGDQILLTVTVSGKGRDLAMPDLPPIAGVDAARGGTSTSFQMVNGAVSSSQTWTWVLSLRTDRDVVIPSLRTTVDGQTLRTQPITIRVTGDPGAVTGNGNRSAAPRSEPVVPAARPGRAGPGSPYFVTLEVDRDEVYVGEQVVLIFRFFADPFARLYDRPQYEAPRTEGFWREDLPPQRNSRETVGGKAYEMTELRYALYPTRAGRLTVSPAKVTLSGDPFADFFGSRRTRERGPQTLESSSLTVEVLDLPRPAPPGFLGLVSRQVELDVQTDRTSVPRGDPVSWTLVLKADGSLKSVTEVPWEAPRGVQVHEAGGGLEMKEARGRQLAVLRAEKVLVPSAEGRVELPAASVTWFDPAQKRYRTIEAGGRTLDVTPSDNPTVEDGVQHAAGFRGEIARLASDLAFVHPAPPRLSSRGAPLPESFGWWFVTLLAPLSLAGWRLWLGRRRAMLGDPVGLRRRHALRTARRLLDEAAATGDAEAASALVIRAINGYVADMTGRAASGLPAGAVGAHAAARGAPAVGAALESLLQACAASRYGAVGEPRTGDGDTVARARGLLDELARDAVKPAAPGPLVGAVLLAVLAASAAVPARTQPAATGLSAVHRLAEGVDAYTRGDLDAAVADFGAAAATGDPTACYNLATAHARRGELGKAVVNYQRALRTAPRDADARANLAWVRGHARDQELQGTPTPLPLRFAAAALRGLSLDEWSRLLTVAAWLAAAVVGWSFWRGGFTPWTRRAWLASLCLASALAAVVAWRWYDERVLDHAVVVVAEAEVRSGPDATFPVVFQVHDGLSLQVRGERAGWCQVALGGEWNGWLPGSAVERVRVRAGGKP
- a CDS encoding VWA domain-containing protein, producing the protein MLEFAHPWLLLLAVPVLAAAFLLRRRRPDTSALRHPHLALLVQERSGTRVRAHRALPWLGTAALLLLVVALARPRDVHSSREVEGEGIDIVVALDISGSMLALDFQPDNRLAVAKRIIRDFIDARTTDQVGLVVFASRAFTQCPLTLDRSVLNGFLDQVQVGLIEDGTAIGLGLATAVNRLRHSEAKNRTVILLTDGSNNIPTLEPETAAELARALGVRVYTVGVGKKGKVPYPEDSPLFGRRTRMVEVPIDEDLLRRIAAATGGSYFRAEDPAALAQIFATIDQLETSRYKTWVTTWYQERMAWFAGPALALLLLEAVLAATWLRRAP
- the queD gene encoding 6-carboxytetrahydropterin synthase QueD, translated to MPHRITKTFTFDAAHWLPRVPEGHKCGRLHGHTYSVTIALEGEVDPETGWIVDFGDIKAAFRPLEKRLDHFCLNDIEGLENPTAEVMARWIYEQISGTLPEVAEVTVRETANTSAVYRP
- a CDS encoding MoxR family ATPase gives rise to the protein MSRRLEEILAEAGKVVVGQRPMLEGLLVGLMTGGHVLLEGVPGLAKTLAVRTLAGVIDAGFQRIQFTPDLLPADIVGTTVYEHEKGTFSVKKGPIFSNIILADEINRAPAKVQSALLEAMQERQVTIGEQTFPLADPFLVLATQNPIEQEGTYPLPEAQVDRFLLKLKVGYPTRDEERLILDRMAGREPPRVRPVISAQEVLTLRRGVAGIHLDEKIKGYILDLVFATRDPAAHGLDVAPLIAYGASPRATLALAQASRARALLAGRAFVVPEDVKAVGHDVLRHRVLVTYEAEAERKTSDDIITYLFDHVEVP
- a CDS encoding VWA domain-containing protein; protein product: MRFAAEAWLWMLLLPPALWVLLRWSDGRARADLGRLLGRRAGEHVEGRPVTALAWRRFFLLTGLCWLALALARPQWGTHEIEMRQRGTDVVIALDVSNSMRAQDVVPSRMARAKAELAGFLDDYDQGRVGLVLFAGQAFVQCPLTLDRGTAQLFLRMADTDMISTQGTAIASALQTSGQLLVGGRGPGADGARQAILLVTDGEDLEGGWREAAAGCREQGIVIVPVGVGEESGGLVPDPESEGFLKDDQGGVVMSRLDLASLQELADAGPGFVFRIGRGGLDRRALHDVIARLGERDLGGRQVARYEERFVWPLGLALASLWLGALVRPRRHAATAAALLLCLAASPVRAAPWQQPGGEAARQGHDLYRAGDYEGALKFFETARAEAPDDPRLSLAVGEALSRLGRHEEAEREFARALSQTSDPDLRSESLYNSGTNALSAGDPRRAVEQLRRSLDLDPSQRDALHNLELAVRSLEQPPPEEQEDQQQQQQQQQQQQQQQQQQQQQQQQQQQQQQQQQQQQEQQQQEQQQTQPQTGDPDQDQLSRERALSILKGLDRDEEELRRAVQQRLQGEGNRSGKRW